The region TCTGTGCGGCGGTTACGACTTCCCACCCACCGCATATTAAAGCTGCAGCCCACCCGCGGCTTACGAACCAACCAATTTTTCCTGGGAATGTATTTGATCTGGAACCTCTGCAGGTAATAGGAGATAGCAGAGTCGCGCAGAAAATCCAGGTGCAGCTTGTCCTCAGAGCCCATATGTGAGAAAAGTTTCAGGTTCTCCAGGATGGTTTGTGTCTGATGCTTATAAAAGAAAGTGCAGCAATCATGATGGCTCTGCAGGAATGACTCTGGGAGGCACTGATGAGGAAACAAGGATTGTGGTCCCACCTCTGCCCCAAAATGTGCTATCATTTTCCTAAGATGCCCTTGGATGGCCTCTTTACCCAAGTAGCCCAAGCACACCACATACACCTCAGAGTTGCCTGCCTTGCTGGTGCCAGGTTTTATTATGTGGACTGTCTGGAAGCAGCAGTTCAGAAGATACATGAGATTAACAGAAGAATGCTGAAACAGAGTGAACATCTTCAAGACAAAGGATCCTCCAAGCCCGAGGGTGGCCAGACAGGTGACCACTTCACAGTAGTGCAGAGGATAGACTAGAGTCTCCTGTTCTCCGGGGTTCCCCTGGCAGTCAAAACTGCCATCAGCGGTGACCAGGTGTACAGAGGACATGTTACTAATGAACTTCTGTAACCCCTCCAAGTGTCTGGTGTTCATGATGTCCCCAGTGTTGTCTGGGCCAAAGTACCACCAGGGTAAGGTATTGGCAATCAGGCGGTCATCAGCAATCATCACCAGACCATCATTGGCCTCGTGGTATGGGTTTAGCGTGTTCGCCACCCAGTTCCAGTCACAGCGCTCAGCCACCTGGGTTTTCATGTAGTGGTTGAGGCTGGAGATGAAGGCTCCTGGGGCCTCACACAAGTGTAGGGTGTTCAGCTCAAAGCTCCACAGCGCTGTGTTGGGAAGCAGGGGGTACGAACATAAGATCTCATGAAACTTACACCAGGCCTGAGTGCACAGCTCAGCATTGGCCTGTCTCCGCACCTCAGACACTATTCTTCCAGCTTTGTTGGTGAAGGATGTGTGTCGGTGCCAGGCATCCAGCTTCTTATCACTCAGAAGGTTCTTCACCTGGTTCAGAGACTCCTTCAGGACCAGGAAGCGACTGAACTCCTTGTGGTCAGAGCTCAGGATCTCAGAGGCTGCGGGTAGATGCCAGTCTCTCTGCTTGTTGTAGGTGAAGCGCTTATCAAACAGACTCTGGATCTCTGTAGGGAAACCACAGCTGGACATTGTGCCCGGTGGCCTGTGAAAAACAGAAGCTCATTACCAACCACACCCAGGAGGTCCGGCCTCAGCCCCGACAACTGCCCTCCACCCCACACACAAAACCGACAAACACGACAAAGCATCAGCCCCACTCTACCTTCGTACACAGTGCCCTCCGCCCCACAGATGAAATCGACACCCACCTGACTGTCCTGCTCATAAACATACGCTAGGCCACTACTCTGTACGCCACGCCAAAAATCCAGCTCCTCCTCCATAATGCAAGCCAAACATCCCGCTCCTCCCCTGTACGCcacgccgcacactccgctcctcccCTGTACGCCACGCCGCGCACTCCGCTCCTCCCCTGTACGCCACGCCGCGCACTCCGCTCCTCCCCTGTACGCCACGCCGCGCACTCCGCTCCTCCCCTGTACGCCACGCCGCGCACTCCGCTCCTCCCCTGTACGCCACGCCGCGCACTCCGCTCCTCCCCTGTACGCCACGCCGCGCACTCCGCTCCTCCCCTGTACGCcacgccgcacactccgctcctcccCTGTACGCCACGCCGCACTCCGCTCCTCCCCTGTACGCcacgccgcacactccgctcctcccCTGTACGCcacgccgcacactccgctcctcccCTGTACGCcacgccgcacactccgctcctcccCTGTACGCCACGCCGTATACTCCGCTCCTCCCCTGTACGCCACGCCGTATACTCCGCTCCTCCCCTGTACGCCACGCCGTATACTCCGCTCCTCCCCTGTACGCCACGCCGTATACTCCGCCCCTCCCCTGTACGCCACGCCGTATACTCCGCTCCTCCCCTGTACGCCACGCCGTATACTCCGCTCCTCCCCTGTACGCCACGCCGTATACTCCGCTCCTCCCCTGTACGCCACGCCGTATACTCCGCTCCTCCCCTGTACGCCACGCCGTATACTCCGCTCCTCCCCTGTATGCCACGCCGTATACTCCGCCCCTCCCCTGTACGCCACGCCGTATACTCCGCTCCTCCCCTGTACGCCACGCCGTATACTCCGCTCCTCCCCTGTACGCCACGCCGTATACTCCGCTCCTCCCCTGTACGCCACGCCGTATACTCCGCTCCTCCCCTGTACGCCACGCCGTATACTCCGCTCCTCCCCTGTACGCCACGCCGTATACTCCGCTCCTCCCCTGTACGCCACGCCGTATACTCCGCTCCTCCCCTGTACGCCACGCCGTATACTCCGCTCCTCCCCGTACGCCACGCCGTATACTCCGCTCCTCCCCTGTACGCCACGCCGTATACTCCGCTCCTCCCCGTACGCCACGCCGTATACTCCGCTCCTCCCCGTACACCACACCGTATACTCCGCTCCTCCCCGTACACCACACCGTATACTCCGTTCCTCCCCTGTGCGACGCGTTGTACGCCCCGCTCCTCCTCTATACACGGTGCTGTACTCCGCTCCTCCACTATACACGGCGCTGTACCCCCGCTCCTCCCCTATACACGGCGCTGTGCCCCGCTCCTCCCCTATACACGGCGCTGTGTCCCGCTCCTCTCTCTATACAGCGCTGTGCCCCGCTCCTCCTCTATACAGCGCCGTACCCCGCTCCTCCTCTATACACAGCGCTGTGCCCCGCTCCTCCTCCGGTCGCTGCCGGTATTTCCCGTGTCTCTTCAGGTCTTTACCTTTTTCCTGTCGATCTTCAGTTGAACCCGGAAGTAACAACCAGCAGACACGTGACGCGCAGCCCTCTTTAATCACGTGAGTGATGTCGTCTCCATAGTAACTGCCGCCCTGAATGAGAGGATCGTGCCCTCAGCGTCCACCGTCGGGTCTGGCTACTGCCCTCAGCCTCCGCAGTCGGGTCACTACTGC is a window of Ranitomeya variabilis isolate aRanVar5 chromosome 2, aRanVar5.hap1, whole genome shotgun sequence DNA encoding:
- the CMTR2 gene encoding cap-specific mRNA (nucleoside-2'-O-)-methyltransferase 2 isoform X2 → MSSCGFPTEIQSLFDKRFTYNKQRDWHLPAASEILSSDHKEFSRFLVLKESLNQVKNLLSDKKLDAWHRHTSFTNKAGRIVSEVRRQANAELCTQAWCKFHEILCSYPLLPNTALWSFELNTLHLCEAPGAFISSLNHYMKTQVAERCDWNWVANTLNPYHEANDGLVMIADDRLIANTLPWWYFGPDNTGDIMNTRHLEGLQKFISNMSSVHLVTADGSFDCQGNPGEQETLVYPLHYCEVVTCLATLGLGGSFVLKMFTLFQHSSVNLMYLLNCCFQTVHIIKPGTSKAGNSEVYVVCLGYLGKEAIQGHLRKMIAHFGAEVGPQSLFPHQCLPESFLQSHHDCCTFFYKHQTQTILENLKLFSHMGSEDKLHLDFLRDSAISYYLQRFQIKYIPRKNWLVRKPRVGCSFNMRWVGSRNRRTDTYNERKQWEARTWPEKVVQGYFSSFLEEHVAGNLGRSCFLQGSSNPLKHEDWYFLQGQRLSRIQSSSFCDTELLNKYNETIEGCSEGGPIASLASFSCSSCQLQPAGDVVLSLLELAEDGHQVLVCGACSFFEVLHQRQLSSGFLECAPLHLPISVLHDGHPVYQQQLISLILQAFQQLQAGDSFLLPLPSSFTRFTAGIVYTLCHCFHVISFSCPVSHLTHGTSAVLLCSGYQPLPSFVLQRLHQLQQLVDQLVSSDSPHQVLEFIPMEELLKGSILEFLWDLNCAIISYSLHVIGLREHEKTLSSTVQVSEHPELK
- the CMTR2 gene encoding cap-specific mRNA (nucleoside-2'-O-)-methyltransferase 2 isoform X1, with the translated sequence MFMSRTVRPPGTMSSCGFPTEIQSLFDKRFTYNKQRDWHLPAASEILSSDHKEFSRFLVLKESLNQVKNLLSDKKLDAWHRHTSFTNKAGRIVSEVRRQANAELCTQAWCKFHEILCSYPLLPNTALWSFELNTLHLCEAPGAFISSLNHYMKTQVAERCDWNWVANTLNPYHEANDGLVMIADDRLIANTLPWWYFGPDNTGDIMNTRHLEGLQKFISNMSSVHLVTADGSFDCQGNPGEQETLVYPLHYCEVVTCLATLGLGGSFVLKMFTLFQHSSVNLMYLLNCCFQTVHIIKPGTSKAGNSEVYVVCLGYLGKEAIQGHLRKMIAHFGAEVGPQSLFPHQCLPESFLQSHHDCCTFFYKHQTQTILENLKLFSHMGSEDKLHLDFLRDSAISYYLQRFQIKYIPRKNWLVRKPRVGCSFNMRWVGSRNRRTDTYNERKQWEARTWPEKVVQGYFSSFLEEHVAGNLGRSCFLQGSSNPLKHEDWYFLQGQRLSRIQSSSFCDTELLNKYNETIEGCSEGGPIASLASFSCSSCQLQPAGDVVLSLLELAEDGHQVLVCGACSFFEVLHQRQLSSGFLECAPLHLPISVLHDGHPVYQQQLISLILQAFQQLQAGDSFLLPLPSSFTRFTAGIVYTLCHCFHVISFSCPVSHLTHGTSAVLLCSGYQPLPSFVLQRLHQLQQLVDQLVSSDSPHQVLEFIPMEELLKGSILEFLWDLNCAIISYSLHVIGLREHEKTLSSTVQVSEHPELK